The following is a genomic window from Spirosoma foliorum.
GGCCATGAACTGATATTGAAAACCGGGCTGGGGCTGAATGACTTTTCGACCGTCCGACGGTGCGACCTGATAATTACTCATTGGGTTCTTGTGCCGGCGGAATGTTAGAAGGTGGTGGGTCTAATCGGCCGTTTTCAGGTAGCATCAGCATAACGCCCAGCGGATTATTAGCATCGCCACCCAGTTTGATAGGCTGAGGAACCCGGCCCTCTGTGCGGTTCAGCACTTCTTTGATGGCTTTGATATCGCCACCCATTGCCATTTGCAGAAGTCTGGCTGCAATAAATTGATTGATGGTCTGCTCACCATTGGTCGAAAGAGTAGACTTTACCGGATCTCCCCGTTCCCCATTTTTGGTTTTAACGAGCGTAATTTCCAATTCATCACTATCCCCCAGTTCGCGCAAAAACTGAGTAATCGGGCCTTTTGGCCGACCACCCGGATTACCAGATTGACCTGGCTTAAATTGATTCAGCTCTTGATTCGGAATTGGCATAGCCTGCGCCTGTTATTCGCCTGTTCTCAGGCGGTAATCTTATTGTCATTTGGGTTTCCAATCTCCCTGCAGTAGCCTTAGTCTTTCCCGGTAATCTAGAGGAAGATTTAAATTCACCATTGGACCTTTCTCCAGATTTTCAGGAAGCTTTTCAAGCCATTCTAAAAAAACGACATACTTATCCATCATACAGCTGGAGAGTTCGACGTACGAGGTGCAGTGCTCCGGAAAAGTATGAATGGCCAAATGGGACTCGCCAAGTAGCCAAAGCGCAGTCCAGCCCTCAGGCTCAAAGTGATGTTCTGTAAAATGCAGGACGTTGAAGGTCGCCAGGGTGAGGATTCGGTCAAATTCCTCCTTCAGCGTCTTCGGATTGGTGATCGGTATCCATACCGAATGATTCCAAATCTTCGGGCTCATAAACGATTTCGGGAAAATGGGTTTTAATTTGACGAGGATCGCCTTTATAAAAAACAAGAACCTGTTGGTGGGTCTTAACCACTTTCCGGTGTTTCATCTGGCCACTGGCCCGGATAGCGGCATTACCGGCCTGCTCGATCAGAATGCATTCGTTATAGAAGTGTAAACCGAACGAGCGCATGGTGTTGATAATATCCAGGTGAAAGCCGTAGTAAGCGCCGGTCGATTTATGACGGATGTCGCCGACGACGATGACCGCGAACCGGTTTTGTTTCAAACAGGCCACTGAATGCAGAAAGGCCTCGTCGAGGATCTGGTAAAACTGCGCGTAGGTCTTCTGATTGCTGGCATCATTCTCCAGATCACTGTAAACTTCCAGGTCAAAATAAGGCGGACAAGAAAACAGCAGATCCTGACTTTCGGGCTCCAGATACGTGGCCACCTGTCGGCCGTCAGCGCAGATGTATTTGGCTGGCAGGCTTTCAGTATCCACTCGGGCCTGATTCAGATCGGCCTGCTCAG
Proteins encoded in this region:
- a CDS encoding DUF5681 domain-containing protein encodes the protein MPIPNQELNQFKPGQSGNPGGRPKGPITQFLRELGDSDELEITLVKTKNGERGDPVKSTLSTNGEQTINQFIAARLLQMAMGGDIKAIKEVLNRTEGRVPQPIKLGGDANNPLGVMLMLPENGRLDPPPSNIPPAQEPNE
- a CDS encoding S-adenosylmethionine decarboxylase family protein encodes the protein MSPKIWNHSVWIPITNPKTLKEEFDRILTLATFNVLHFTEHHFEPEGWTALWLLGESHLAIHTFPEHCTSYVELSSCMMDKYVVFLEWLEKLPENLEKGPMVNLNLPLDYRERLRLLQGDWKPK